A genomic region of Azoarcus sp. KH32C contains the following coding sequences:
- the rpsU gene encoding 30S ribosomal protein S21, with protein MPGIRVKENEPFEVALRRFKRTIEKTGLLTELRAREFYEKPTAERKRKSAAAVKRTQKRLRSQMLPPKLY; from the coding sequence ATGCCGGGTATCCGCGTCAAGGAAAACGAACCGTTTGAGGTTGCCCTCCGCCGCTTCAAGCGCACCATCGAAAAAACCGGGTTGCTGACCGAGCTGCGCGCCCGCGAGTTCTACGAGAAGCCTACCGCGGAACGCAAGCGCAAGTCGGCCGCCGCCGTCAAGCGCACCCAGAAGCGCCTGCGCTCCCAGATGCTGCCGCCGAAGCTCTACTAA
- the dnaG gene encoding DNA primase: MIPQSFIQDLLARVDIVDVVERHLTLKKSGANYFACCPFHGEKSASFSVSPSKQFYHCFGCGAHGTAISFLMEYSGLPFVDAVKELASYAGLQVPQSQGGHDRQPATPEHDDLLAAMTAAARFYRDQLKHAPVAIDYLKRRGLTGEICVRFGIGFAPDDWHGLRRIFPEYERKALLDAGLVIENDAGRRYDRFRNRIMFPIQDRRGRIIAFGGRVLDGGEPKYLNSPETPLFEKGRELYGLPQAQKAIREAGHTVVVEGYMDVVALAQFGVGNAVATLGTATTPHHINTLLRHAQRVVFCFDGDAAGRKAARRALESSLEALRDDVTLAFLFLPEEHDPDSFVRAFGAAAFSQAAASATPLTTFLLNELRTDCPLDTAEGRARLVHEAKPLVTRVAAPMLRLQLIKAIAEASEFSQAEVETAFGLKSETPRRAPTDFRQDMELGEPRRTPYPPRDRPRPRGRQRPPSAINTLLRLVLHHPIWAARVPVDLVPDDTADARALVAIIDMMSTGDLVTNGGLGALVEQFRETPHNETIARVAGELVDAKFDEAVIETLFEDTLRKLHADTIEREIGELTNREREGGLSPIERTRLAELILEKRQPVNFRKVDDV; the protein is encoded by the coding sequence ATGATCCCGCAGTCGTTCATTCAGGACCTCCTCGCTCGCGTCGACATCGTCGACGTGGTCGAGCGCCACCTCACCCTGAAGAAGAGCGGCGCCAACTATTTTGCCTGCTGCCCCTTCCACGGCGAAAAATCGGCCTCCTTTTCTGTCAGCCCGAGCAAGCAGTTCTACCACTGCTTCGGATGCGGTGCCCATGGCACCGCGATCAGCTTCCTGATGGAATACAGCGGCCTGCCCTTCGTCGACGCCGTCAAGGAACTCGCGAGCTACGCGGGGCTGCAGGTTCCGCAATCCCAAGGCGGGCACGATCGCCAGCCTGCTACACCCGAACATGACGACCTCCTCGCTGCGATGACTGCCGCGGCGCGCTTCTACCGCGACCAACTGAAGCACGCCCCGGTCGCCATCGACTACCTGAAGCGTCGCGGCCTGACGGGCGAAATCTGCGTCCGATTCGGCATCGGATTCGCCCCCGACGACTGGCATGGATTGCGTCGGATCTTTCCCGAGTACGAGCGCAAGGCGCTGCTCGACGCCGGCCTCGTCATCGAGAACGATGCCGGACGGCGCTACGACCGCTTCCGCAACCGCATCATGTTCCCCATCCAGGACCGTCGCGGGCGCATCATCGCATTCGGCGGACGAGTGCTCGACGGCGGCGAACCCAAGTATCTGAACTCGCCCGAGACCCCGCTGTTCGAGAAGGGACGCGAACTCTACGGCCTGCCGCAGGCTCAAAAGGCGATCCGCGAGGCCGGCCACACCGTTGTCGTCGAAGGCTACATGGACGTCGTTGCCCTGGCGCAATTCGGCGTTGGCAACGCCGTCGCGACACTCGGCACTGCAACGACACCGCACCACATCAACACTCTGCTGCGTCACGCACAACGCGTCGTGTTCTGTTTCGACGGCGACGCCGCAGGGCGCAAGGCGGCCCGGCGCGCGCTCGAATCGTCGCTCGAGGCTCTACGCGACGACGTCACGCTTGCCTTCCTGTTCCTGCCGGAAGAGCACGATCCGGATTCCTTCGTGCGCGCGTTCGGCGCAGCGGCATTCAGCCAGGCCGCTGCATCGGCAACGCCACTGACCACCTTCCTGCTCAACGAACTGCGCACCGATTGCCCGCTCGATACCGCCGAAGGCCGCGCGCGACTCGTGCACGAAGCGAAGCCGCTCGTGACGCGGGTCGCGGCACCGATGCTGCGACTGCAACTGATCAAGGCCATCGCGGAAGCCAGTGAATTCAGTCAAGCCGAGGTCGAAACGGCCTTCGGACTCAAATCCGAAACGCCGAGACGCGCACCCACGGACTTCCGTCAGGACATGGAGCTCGGCGAACCGCGACGCACACCCTACCCACCCCGCGACCGTCCGAGGCCACGGGGCCGTCAGCGACCGCCATCCGCCATCAACACCCTGCTGCGCCTCGTGCTACACCACCCGATCTGGGCGGCGCGCGTGCCTGTCGACCTCGTCCCGGACGACACCGCCGACGCACGAGCCCTCGTCGCGATCATCGACATGATGAGCACCGGCGATCTCGTGACGAACGGAGGGCTCGGCGCGCTAGTCGAGCAGTTCCGCGAAACGCCTCACAACGAAACGATCGCGCGGGTCGCTGGGGAACTGGTCGATGCCAAATTTGACGAAGCCGTTATCGAGACGCTTTTCGAAGATACATTACGGAAGCTACACGCAGACACCATTGAACGCGAGATTGGCGAACTAACGAACCGCGAGCGCGAAGGTGGCCTGTCGCCGATCGAGCGCACTCGACTTGCCGAGCTAATATTAGAAAAAAGACAGCCCGTCAACTTCCGCAAAGTCGACGACGTTTAG
- a CDS encoding transglutaminase family protein has product MRYHVLHATTYDYTMPVQLARHLLHLTPRECSWQRLESHSLQIDPRPTSRLELSDAFGNPVTCIELAVPHDHLHVESEMSLDVAPRPWHGKLDDTDSWEAVRERLCYHARSLSDDLIEAERMRFESPGVRVKRELEEYAAPSFTAERPLVDAVLDLMTRIHTEFHYDPEATDVDTSVLEVLERKRGVCQDFAHLMVGCLRSLGLAARYVSGYLRTDPPPGEPRMVGADASHAWAAVFVPNHGWVEFDPTNNCLADERHLVIGWGRDFVDVSPIRGVIQGGGEHTLEVGVTVTPVDKEEGGAVVRPPAAVS; this is encoded by the coding sequence ATGCGGTATCACGTCCTCCACGCCACCACCTACGATTACACAATGCCGGTCCAGCTGGCCCGGCATCTGCTGCACCTGACGCCGCGAGAGTGCTCGTGGCAGCGGCTGGAATCGCACTCGTTGCAGATCGACCCTCGGCCGACGTCGCGCCTCGAGCTGAGTGACGCCTTCGGCAATCCCGTCACCTGCATCGAACTAGCAGTGCCCCATGATCATCTGCACGTCGAAAGCGAAATGTCGCTCGACGTCGCACCCCGGCCCTGGCATGGAAAGCTCGACGACACCGACAGCTGGGAAGCCGTCCGCGAGCGCCTCTGTTATCACGCGCGTTCCCTTTCGGACGACCTCATCGAAGCCGAGCGGATGCGCTTCGAATCGCCCGGCGTTCGCGTCAAGCGAGAACTGGAGGAATATGCCGCTCCCTCCTTCACAGCGGAACGGCCCCTGGTCGACGCGGTGCTGGACCTGATGACCCGGATCCACACCGAATTCCACTACGACCCCGAGGCCACCGATGTCGACACGAGCGTGCTCGAGGTCCTCGAACGCAAACGCGGCGTCTGCCAGGACTTCGCTCACCTGATGGTCGGCTGTCTGCGTTCGCTGGGGCTCGCCGCGCGTTACGTGTCCGGCTACCTGCGGACCGATCCGCCGCCCGGCGAACCCCGCATGGTCGGCGCCGACGCCTCCCACGCCTGGGCCGCGGTCTTCGTCCCGAACCACGGCTGGGTCGAATTCGACCCCACCAACAACTGCCTCGCCGACGAACGCCACCTCGTCATCGGCTGGGGACGGGACTTCGTCGACGTCTCGCCGATTCGGGGTGTGATTCAGGGCGGGGGGGAGCACACGCTGGAGGTGGGGGTTACCGTGACACCTGTCGATAAGGAGGAGGGTGGCGCGGTAGTTCGACCGCCGGCGGCAGTTAGCTAA
- the rpoD gene encoding RNA polymerase sigma factor RpoD, translating to MAREKVKDSRKDIPKGRASKAKDKAVLIEEGAPVGALDAEVRKTRLKTLISLGKERGYLTYAEISDHLPDDVADAEQIEGIIATFNNMGIRVFDEAPAAEDLLMSDAVPSTVDEDVAEEEAEQALSSVDSEFGRTTDPVRMYMREMGTVELLTREGEIEIAKRIEDGLRHMVQAISACPTTITEMLEIVDKVAGDEMRVDELVDGLIDPNAAAEEEAAALAEVDDEGAEDEEGGDDAGDDDDESSDEEKEAAANAASLAQLKADALARFAVIRKFNESKLEALAKNGSQDLSYLALQQQISDELLNIRFTAKAIERLCDTVRHMVEQVRSHERQILQLCVDRAGMPRQHFIKVFPGREVDLNWLKDEIGVGKSYAEGLMRVHPAVLEEQQKLIDLQSRIGISLKELKDVNRQMSTGEAKMRRAKREMTEANLRLVISIAKKYTNRGLQFLDLIQEGNIGLMKAVDKFEYRRGYKFSTYATWWIRQAITRSIADQARTIRIPVHMIETINKMNRISRQILQETGQEPDPATLAEKMDMPEEKIRKIMKISKEPISMETPIGDDDDSHLGDFIEDQATLAPADAAMYSSLREATGEVLDSLTAREAKVLRMRFGIEMNTDHTLEEVGKQFDVTRERIRQIEAKALRKLRHPSRSERLRSFLDSDA from the coding sequence ATGGCTCGCGAAAAAGTCAAGGATTCGCGGAAGGATATCCCGAAAGGACGGGCCTCCAAAGCCAAAGACAAAGCCGTACTGATCGAGGAAGGGGCGCCCGTGGGGGCGCTCGACGCGGAAGTTCGTAAGACCCGTCTGAAAACCCTGATTTCCCTCGGCAAGGAACGCGGCTACCTCACCTACGCCGAAATCAGCGATCACCTGCCCGACGACGTTGCCGACGCCGAGCAGATCGAAGGTATCATCGCGACCTTCAACAACATGGGCATCCGGGTCTTCGACGAAGCTCCAGCTGCCGAAGACCTGCTCATGTCGGACGCCGTCCCGAGCACGGTCGATGAGGATGTCGCGGAAGAAGAAGCCGAGCAGGCGCTGTCGTCGGTCGATTCCGAATTCGGGCGTACCACCGACCCCGTCCGCATGTACATGCGCGAAATGGGCACCGTCGAGCTGCTCACGCGCGAAGGCGAAATCGAAATCGCCAAGCGCATCGAAGACGGCCTGCGTCACATGGTCCAGGCAATCTCCGCCTGCCCGACCACGATCACCGAAATGCTCGAGATCGTGGACAAGGTCGCCGGCGACGAAATGCGCGTCGACGAACTCGTCGACGGCCTGATCGACCCCAATGCCGCCGCCGAGGAAGAAGCCGCGGCGCTCGCGGAGGTCGATGACGAAGGTGCCGAAGACGAAGAAGGCGGTGATGACGCCGGCGACGACGACGACGAAAGCAGCGACGAAGAAAAGGAAGCGGCCGCCAACGCCGCCTCGCTCGCGCAGCTGAAGGCCGACGCGCTGGCGCGCTTCGCGGTCATCCGCAAGTTCAACGAGAGCAAGCTCGAAGCCCTCGCCAAGAACGGCTCGCAAGACCTGAGCTACCTCGCGTTGCAGCAGCAGATCTCGGACGAACTGCTCAATATTCGCTTCACCGCGAAGGCGATCGAACGCCTGTGCGACACCGTGCGTCACATGGTCGAGCAGGTGCGCAGTCACGAGCGTCAGATCCTGCAACTGTGTGTCGACCGCGCCGGCATGCCGCGCCAGCACTTCATCAAGGTCTTCCCGGGGCGCGAAGTCGACCTCAACTGGCTCAAGGACGAGATCGGCGTCGGCAAGAGTTACGCCGAAGGCCTGATGCGCGTGCACCCGGCAGTGCTCGAAGAGCAGCAGAAGCTGATCGACCTGCAGTCGCGCATCGGCATCTCGCTCAAGGAGCTGAAGGACGTCAATCGCCAGATGTCGACGGGCGAGGCGAAGATGCGCCGCGCGAAGCGCGAGATGACCGAGGCCAACCTGCGTCTGGTGATCTCGATTGCCAAGAAGTACACCAACCGCGGCCTGCAGTTCCTCGACCTGATTCAGGAAGGCAACATCGGCCTGATGAAGGCGGTGGACAAGTTCGAATACCGTCGCGGCTACAAGTTCTCGACCTACGCGACGTGGTGGATCCGCCAGGCGATCACCCGCTCGATCGCCGACCAGGCGCGCACCATCCGTATCCCGGTGCACATGATCGAGACGATCAACAAGATGAACCGCATCAGCCGGCAGATCCTGCAGGAAACCGGCCAGGAGCCGGATCCCGCGACGCTCGCCGAAAAGATGGACATGCCCGAGGAGAAGATCCGCAAGATCATGAAGATCTCCAAGGAGCCCATCTCGATGGAAACGCCGATCGGTGACGACGACGATTCGCATCTGGGCGACTTCATCGAGGACCAGGCCACGCTTGCACCGGCCGACGCCGCGATGTATTCCAGCCTGCGCGAAGCGACCGGCGAAGTGCTCGACTCCCTCACGGCCCGTGAGGCGAAAGTCCTGCGCATGCGTTTCGGCATCGAAATGAATACCGACCACACTCTCGAGGAAGTCGGCAAGCAGTTCGACGTCACCCGCGAACGCATCCGCCAGATCGAAGCCAAGGCCCTGCGCAAGCTGCGTCACCCGAGCCGCTCGGAACGTCTGCGCAGCTTCCTCGACAGCGACGCTTGA
- a CDS encoding H-NS family nucleoid-associated regulatory protein, with product MEIAKLSLTELRRLQSKIETEIRRRSDATRRDLLKKMQKMAADEGLSLSDLLPNAATEEKAAPAKAKAKGKAASKKTGTVPVKYRNPANPSIGWSGRGRKPQWVIDWLGQNKPLADLEAKAEA from the coding sequence ATGGAAATCGCCAAACTGTCGCTGACCGAATTGCGTCGTCTTCAATCGAAGATCGAGACCGAAATTCGGCGCCGCAGCGACGCTACGCGTCGCGACCTGCTCAAGAAGATGCAGAAGATGGCGGCCGATGAAGGTCTATCCCTGAGCGACCTGCTGCCTAATGCCGCAACCGAAGAAAAGGCAGCTCCGGCCAAGGCCAAAGCCAAGGGCAAAGCCGCCAGCAAGAAGACCGGCACGGTTCCGGTCAAGTACCGCAATCCGGCCAACCCGTCGATCGGCTGGAGCGGCCGTGGCCGCAAGCCCCAGTGGGTAATCGACTGGCTGGGGCAAAACAAGCCCTTGGCCGATCTCGAAGCGAAAGCGGAAGCTTGA
- a CDS encoding type VI secretion system Vgr family protein: MIDLRQLFDTLFSQHARLLELSTPLPEAALLVERFTGHEAISQPFRFDIDCVSTNAHIALDKVIGEEVSLRILLAEGTKRTWHGYVTQATQLGADGGLARYRLTVEPWLAFLKLRRDCRLFQDIDAVALVDALIAQHPSADWRSEVTQPLRRHSRLTQYRETDFEFLVRVLANEGLPFYFEHDQAAVAGDGSGRARHRLVLVDRDASLPTCPQALIRFHRNDATEATDTIQTLNEIRRAAPNTAGFSGWDYKRLTATGAKAASQQDNGELPPLEIYDGSAPYRFEDTAAAITRTDLALSAHESRYRQFEGTSRVRVLAPAHTFELVQHDLYLISPGRFTVLEIIHRGANNLGAQAAALLETPDIEAGSYANGFVAQPADVPVIPLPNRKSSVAPQTALVVGLPDAPLSTDRDHRVKIQFAWQRGAAPNPGGLAAPSTPDGIASDGNAPGDATSGTWVRVAEWLAGPNWGSHFLPRIGTEVLVEFVDGDIDRPIVVGQLYNGEQLPPFSAGVDGNVNHAGMLSGCMSHNHVSGYNQWVIDDTPEQLRMRLATSHSTSQLNLGHLIHQTPFTATRGAARGSGFELRTDGWLALRAGEGLLISTTARPKTDSTQTDANEALTNLRAASRTAQSLSDAASQHTAAALAATAQLTEFADSIDPADAGRYQNTAAGQSTFKPRPDGRDSSNPVERFSEPIILAESPTDIGLNTPATTLAFAGEHLHATTARDLHIAAAHTFAATIGEDASWFSHSGGIKTIAAAGSHSIQAHTDAMEILADQSVTVTSSNDEIRISAKDRIVLAAGQSSVMLEGSDITFACPGTFSVKGAGNAFVGPAASQLKLRPLPDTRTKIYTEQFKAVDSVTGHPIPELPYRIEFSDGTVARGMTDKMGLTQRVATADPQNLRLYWESVTSEPFDASGDSEIECC; the protein is encoded by the coding sequence ATGATCGACCTGCGTCAACTGTTCGATACGCTGTTCTCCCAGCACGCCCGCTTGCTGGAGCTGAGCACCCCGCTCCCGGAAGCCGCCCTCCTTGTCGAGCGCTTCACGGGACATGAGGCAATCTCCCAACCGTTCCGTTTCGACATCGACTGCGTTTCGACCAACGCGCACATTGCGCTCGACAAGGTCATCGGCGAAGAAGTGTCGTTGCGGATCCTGCTTGCAGAAGGGACGAAGCGGACCTGGCATGGCTACGTAACCCAAGCCACGCAACTGGGCGCCGACGGGGGCCTCGCGCGATACCGCCTGACCGTCGAGCCATGGCTCGCCTTTCTCAAGCTGAGGCGTGACTGTCGCCTGTTCCAGGACATCGATGCGGTCGCGCTCGTCGACGCGCTCATTGCACAGCATCCGAGCGCTGACTGGCGCAGCGAAGTCACCCAGCCCCTGCGCCGCCACAGCCGGCTCACGCAGTACCGCGAGACCGACTTCGAGTTCCTCGTGCGCGTGTTGGCCAACGAGGGACTGCCCTTCTATTTCGAACACGATCAGGCGGCGGTGGCCGGCGACGGTTCGGGCCGAGCCCGCCATCGGCTCGTGCTGGTCGACCGGGATGCATCGCTGCCGACCTGCCCGCAAGCTCTCATCCGCTTTCATCGCAACGACGCCACCGAAGCCACTGATACGATCCAGACGCTGAACGAAATCCGCCGCGCCGCTCCCAATACCGCAGGCTTCAGTGGTTGGGATTACAAGCGACTGACTGCCACGGGCGCGAAGGCTGCCAGCCAACAGGACAACGGAGAGCTGCCACCACTCGAAATCTACGACGGCTCGGCCCCCTATCGCTTCGAAGATACCGCCGCCGCCATCACGCGGACCGATCTCGCCCTCTCCGCCCATGAGTCCCGCTACCGGCAATTCGAAGGAACAAGCCGCGTGCGCGTCCTCGCTCCAGCACACACTTTCGAGCTCGTCCAGCACGACCTGTATTTGATCTCTCCCGGGCGCTTCACGGTGCTCGAGATCATCCATCGCGGAGCTAACAACCTCGGCGCGCAGGCGGCGGCATTGCTGGAAACACCAGACATTGAAGCGGGCAGCTACGCAAACGGCTTCGTCGCACAGCCCGCGGACGTCCCGGTAATCCCGCTTCCGAACCGCAAATCGTCCGTTGCGCCTCAAACCGCACTCGTCGTCGGCCTCCCGGACGCTCCTCTCAGCACCGATCGCGACCACCGCGTCAAGATCCAGTTTGCGTGGCAGCGCGGCGCCGCTCCCAACCCGGGCGGACTCGCCGCCCCCTCAACCCCCGATGGAATAGCGAGCGACGGCAACGCCCCCGGAGACGCCACGTCAGGAACCTGGGTGCGCGTCGCCGAATGGCTGGCCGGCCCGAATTGGGGCTCGCACTTCCTGCCGCGCATCGGGACCGAGGTCCTCGTCGAGTTCGTCGACGGTGACATCGACCGCCCCATCGTCGTCGGCCAGTTATACAACGGCGAACAACTCCCCCCCTTCAGCGCCGGGGTCGATGGCAACGTCAACCACGCAGGCATGCTTTCGGGGTGCATGAGCCACAACCATGTATCCGGCTACAACCAGTGGGTCATCGACGACACACCCGAACAACTTCGCATGCGTCTCGCCACGAGTCATTCGACAAGCCAGCTGAACCTCGGTCACCTCATCCACCAGACCCCGTTCACGGCGACACGTGGCGCCGCCCGCGGCAGTGGATTCGAGCTCCGCACCGATGGGTGGCTCGCACTACGAGCCGGCGAGGGACTCCTCATATCCACGACCGCGCGTCCGAAAACGGACAGCACACAGACGGATGCCAACGAGGCACTGACAAACTTGCGCGCCGCGTCCCGCACTGCGCAATCCCTGTCCGACGCGGCAAGCCAACATACTGCGGCAGCGCTGGCGGCCACCGCGCAGCTCACGGAATTCGCTGACTCGATCGACCCCGCCGACGCGGGGCGATACCAGAACACTGCCGCCGGTCAATCAACCTTCAAACCGCGCCCGGACGGTCGCGACAGCAGCAATCCGGTCGAACGCTTCTCCGAACCCATCATCCTCGCCGAATCTCCGACGGACATCGGTCTGAACACACCCGCGACCACCCTCGCCTTTGCGGGCGAGCATCTCCACGCCACCACCGCGCGCGACCTGCACATCGCAGCCGCCCACACCTTCGCCGCCACGATCGGCGAAGACGCAAGCTGGTTCAGTCATTCAGGCGGCATCAAGACCATCGCAGCCGCCGGTTCGCACTCGATCCAGGCCCACACCGACGCAATGGAAATCCTCGCCGACCAGTCGGTGACGGTCACCAGTTCGAACGACGAAATACGCATTTCCGCCAAAGACCGCATCGTGCTCGCCGCCGGCCAGTCCAGCGTGATGCTCGAAGGCTCCGATATCACCTTCGCGTGCCCGGGGACGTTTTCAGTGAAGGGGGCGGGAAATGCGTTTGTCGGGCCGGCGGCAAGCCAATTGAAGCTGAGACCACTGCCAGACACGCGAACAAAGATCTACACGGAGCAATTCAAGGCCGTCGACAGCGTAACCGGGCACCCGATACCAGAGCTGCCTTACCGCATCGAATTCTCCGACGGCACCGTCGCCCGAGGAATGACGGACAAGATGGGACTGACGCAACGAGTTGCCACCGCTGATCCCCAAAATCTTCGCCTTTACTGGGAAAGCGTAACAAGCGAACCGTTTGACGCTTCCGGCGATTCCGAAATCGAGTGCTGCTAA
- a CDS encoding GatB/YqeY domain-containing protein — protein sequence MSLKLRIQDDMKAALRAKDSARLSAIRMLIAAIKQREIDERVELDEAGVMATVEKLVKQRRDAATQYDAGNRPELAAAERFEIEVLSAYLPAALSDAELDAAIDAAIAESGAAGPADMGRVMAPLKARLAGRADMSEVSRRVRARLAS from the coding sequence ATGTCTCTCAAACTACGCATCCAGGACGACATGAAGGCCGCCCTGCGCGCGAAGGATAGCGCACGGCTGTCAGCCATCCGCATGCTGATCGCCGCCATCAAGCAACGCGAAATCGACGAGCGCGTCGAGCTCGACGAAGCCGGCGTCATGGCGACGGTCGAAAAGCTCGTCAAACAACGCCGCGACGCCGCCACGCAATACGACGCCGGCAACCGCCCCGAACTCGCCGCCGCCGAGCGTTTCGAAATCGAAGTGCTGTCGGCCTACCTGCCCGCAGCCCTATCCGACGCCGAGCTCGATGCCGCGATCGATGCAGCCATTGCCGAGAGCGGCGCAGCCGGCCCGGCCGACATGGGTCGCGTCATGGCACCGCTGAAGGCGCGCCTTGCGGGTCGCGCCGACATGTCGGAAGTGTCGCGGCGCGTTCGCGCCCGCCTGGCTTCCTGA
- a CDS encoding dihydroneopterin aldolase → MDFIFIEELRVQAWIGIYPREKAAPQTVELNLTFGVPDSAAEHDDIADTINYAEVIERIRKELAEQHFNLIETLGEFVVKLLLDDFGAPWVKIRIAKIGVMKGVRRVGVFIQRGKEGVSPPATAS, encoded by the coding sequence ATGGACTTTATTTTCATTGAGGAGCTGCGAGTGCAGGCGTGGATAGGAATCTATCCGCGCGAGAAGGCTGCGCCGCAGACGGTCGAGCTGAACCTGACCTTCGGTGTTCCCGATTCCGCCGCCGAGCACGACGATATTGCCGATACCATCAACTATGCGGAAGTGATCGAGCGGATACGCAAGGAGCTGGCCGAGCAGCATTTCAATCTTATCGAAACGCTCGGGGAATTCGTCGTCAAGCTGCTGCTCGACGATTTCGGCGCGCCGTGGGTGAAGATCCGGATTGCCAAGATCGGCGTGATGAAAGGAGTGCGCCGCGTGGGCGTATTCATTCAGCGCGGGAAGGAGGGGGTTTCTCCTCCCGCGACGGCGAGCTGA
- the tsaD gene encoding tRNA (adenosine(37)-N6)-threonylcarbamoyltransferase complex transferase subunit TsaD: MRVLGIETSCDETGVAVFDTDAGLLGHRVHSQIDLHAAYGGVVPELASRDHIRLLPVLVRQTLEAADCGLPQIDAIAYTAGPGLAGALLVGASYAESLGLALDVPVLPVHHLEGHLLSPLLAQDPPQFPFVALLVSGGHTQLMEVTGVGEYALLGESLDDAAGEAFDKTAKLIGLGYPGGPQLARLAESGKPGCFALPRPMLRSGDLDFSFSGLKTAVLNVVSGDAWNPAHVADLAADFQEAVVEVLCAKALKALEQTGHSRLVVAGGVGANRRLRERLDSAARRRKWRVYYPEPELCTDNGAMIAFAGALRLKAGQVVNPDFAVRVYPRWPLAALRSPNALAAGA, from the coding sequence ATGAGAGTGCTGGGAATCGAGACTTCGTGCGACGAGACCGGGGTGGCGGTATTCGATACCGATGCCGGATTGCTCGGGCATCGGGTGCACTCGCAGATCGACCTGCACGCGGCCTATGGCGGCGTCGTGCCCGAGCTTGCATCGCGTGACCATATACGGCTCTTGCCGGTTCTCGTACGGCAGACGCTTGAGGCGGCGGACTGCGGGCTGCCGCAGATCGACGCCATTGCCTACACCGCGGGTCCAGGGCTCGCCGGAGCGTTGCTGGTGGGCGCGAGCTATGCGGAGTCGCTGGGCCTCGCATTGGATGTGCCGGTCCTGCCGGTTCATCATCTCGAGGGGCACTTGCTTTCACCTCTGCTGGCGCAGGATCCGCCGCAGTTTCCGTTTGTGGCCCTGCTGGTCTCCGGGGGGCATACTCAATTGATGGAAGTGACCGGCGTCGGCGAATACGCGCTGCTGGGCGAGTCGCTCGACGATGCCGCCGGCGAGGCTTTCGACAAGACGGCGAAACTGATCGGACTGGGCTACCCCGGCGGTCCGCAACTGGCACGCTTGGCGGAGTCCGGAAAGCCCGGATGCTTTGCGTTGCCGCGGCCGATGTTGCGCTCGGGCGATCTGGACTTCAGCTTCAGCGGCCTGAAAACGGCGGTATTGAATGTTGTCTCCGGCGATGCGTGGAATCCGGCGCACGTCGCGGATCTGGCGGCGGATTTCCAGGAGGCGGTCGTCGAGGTGTTGTGCGCGAAGGCGCTGAAGGCCCTGGAGCAGACCGGGCATTCGCGGCTCGTCGTCGCCGGCGGCGTAGGGGCCAATCGTCGCTTGCGGGAAAGGCTGGATAGTGCGGCGCGTCGGCGGAAGTGGCGTGTCTACTATCCCGAACCCGAGCTTTGCACGGATAACGGCGCCATGATTGCTTTTGCAGGCGCGCTGAGGTTGAAGGCGGGTCAGGTCGTCAATCCGGACTTCGCCGTGCGAGTGTATCCGCGCTGGCCGCTTGCAGCATTACGGTCGCCGAATGCGCTTGCGGCCGGAGCATAA
- the plsY gene encoding glycerol-3-phosphate 1-O-acyltransferase PlsY: protein MTLLPLLLAGYLLGSIPFAIVSSRLFGLADPRKYGSGNPGATNVLRSGNKGAALMTLVGDCAKGWLAVWAAQRLGFEPTIAALAGLAAFLGHVFSVFLRFNGGKGVATALGVLAGISGWIALTALLVWLAVAFTTRYSSAAALAAAVATPIAGYLILGSTPTITVLLLIAAILIWRHAPNIRKLLNGTESKIGSRKKA, encoded by the coding sequence ATGACCCTGCTGCCTCTCTTACTCGCCGGCTACCTTCTCGGCTCGATCCCGTTTGCGATTGTCTCAAGCCGTTTGTTCGGCTTGGCAGACCCGCGCAAGTACGGATCCGGCAATCCGGGCGCCACCAATGTACTGCGCAGTGGCAACAAAGGCGCGGCACTGATGACCCTGGTCGGAGACTGCGCAAAAGGCTGGCTCGCGGTGTGGGCCGCGCAACGTCTGGGCTTCGAACCCACGATCGCCGCACTCGCCGGCCTCGCGGCCTTCCTCGGCCACGTCTTCAGCGTCTTCCTGCGCTTCAATGGCGGAAAGGGCGTTGCCACCGCGCTTGGTGTTCTCGCCGGCATCAGCGGATGGATCGCATTGACCGCGCTGCTCGTCTGGCTCGCCGTCGCCTTCACCACTCGCTACTCGTCCGCGGCAGCCCTTGCCGCTGCCGTCGCAACGCCTATTGCCGGCTATCTGATCCTTGGCTCTACTCCGACGATCACGGTACTCCTGCTGATCGCAGCCATCCTGATCTGGCGTCACGCCCCCAATATCCGCAAGCTGCTCAACGGCACTGAAAGCAAGATCGGTTCGCGCAAGAAGGCCTGA